ATGAACAGCAAACCAGAAATATTCCTAAAATCACAAGGAAAAGAATATGGAATTGCTTGAATATCGTTACATGAACCTGATTCAACTGTATAAACTTGAATTTCATAAGTACCAGTTTCCTTATAATCACCAATTTTTACCAACTTGTAAGCGTCACTTTTGCAGTCATAACCAAACCCATGTCTATCGTACTTATGGATATGGATTGACGGTATTAGTATTTCCTTAACTTCTCCGCTCGACGGGTTCCAAATAATAATTGGGTACTCCCTTGCAAGTCCTTCTTTAGAACTAAGAAAACCTGAGCAAACTAAGCCATTACAAGAACCCAATATCTCAACATACTTATCACCCTTTCTGTTTTGAATGGGAAATCTATTTTAATAGCCTTGTTATTTGCTAGCGATGGTGATGATGATATTGAAGCATAATCTAGTGAGTACACAAGATAGTGCTTCCTATTTGACCAGTTGAAATTATCATACAACATGAGCTTTTGCTTAACGTTCTTATTTTGGATACTATAATTGAGGTGATACTTGATAAATTTAGGATTACGAAGAAGATTACATAGAGCTTACATACGCACCTAGAGATCACGACGGATTTCAGTGGTAAATTCATAAAGATATCTACTTGAATATCATCTGGAAGGCTTGGCTTACTTGATACAGCTTCAAGGGTTTGCAATTCCATCATCGCCAAGAATGTGTTGAGGACGATAAACTGGACACTCAAAGGGTGAAGAATAAAGATTTGCGATTTTGATAATCCAAACCTTGCCAGGGTTTTGACATTGAAGAGgagaaaaaaaaggcaagaaaatacaAGTCTAGGGTTTCTACTTTTGGGTCGAGGTACATGGAACCCAACAACCGAGGACTTTTGTCATGGAAAGTCGAAGTACGTGTTGATAGTAAACAAAGATATCCCTTAGCATTAATAGATGGGTAACTGGCTTCTTTTTTGGCTGGATCTGATTCGCGATCTGAAACTTACTTGATATCTGACTCTGCTCCTTTACCAAACAAATGTCTTAATGTATACCTATGGGGTAATTTGCTTGGGCATGTCATGTAGTACATCTGATGAGGATAATAGTATTTGTATATGGAACCCAACAACCGGAGAATATAGAGAACTACTTATATTCACGTCCGGTATTGTTCATGATCACCTTTGTAATGATATATATGGATTTGGGATTGATATTAACAATTACATTTTACCTTTACCCAAACAGCTGCTCATTTCAGTTATAATTCAGAGCTGGTTTGGGCATATGAAAGCGGTGAGATTTTGATAGATAACATCAAGGAACTTGTTCTATATGACTCAAAGCAGCAAGGAGCTAGGAAGTTGTATGCGGTGAATGATGGAACAAAGTTGAACAATGCGGTGAATTACATTGGGGGCAATAGCcaatattgaaatatattttatGAAGAGCTGGATAAAaagatcaatatatatatattaattagaAATGGATTACTGAAGGTGACAAATGAGTATCAGCTCAAAGTAGAGCATACAAAACCATCACAATTACATATTAAAATTGAAAGAGGAAAACCATCAAACCAATTGACCATAGTGCACTTAATTAACTGCAATGATCTTGAAAACCCTAACGGTCTCTTACCTGGGAATAATACATGCAATTGTAAGTTTTAACTTAATTACTGCTTTATTTGGTCTCTTGAAAACTCTAGGATTGAGTTTTCCATCCCGAAAAGGCCGGCGACGAAGTTTCTTACCTGTTTATTTGGTCTCTTGAAAGGACAGGAGAATGTATTCAGGGGATGTGGCCCGTCCACATCATAGCCGCAACCCCGTCCAAGAGGCATGAGCCGTTTGAGCTCGTGATATATTTTGGTTCACGTGACCGTAACAGAAACAGAATTCCCCGATACTTTCTTCTTGAAACCTAATTCCCCAAATCTCGCAATTCCCTACAAGAAGAAGATAATCAGCAGAATCCAAATTTCTTAGAAGACGAGGCGTTGAAGAAGCCATGGCAATGGCAACTCTTCTCCCGGAAGAGATTCAGGTAGATATTCATATAAGATTACCTTTAAAGTCCATTGGAATGTGTAGGTGCGTATGTAAGGTATGGTGTTCTCTTCTTTGTAACCCTAGGTTTGTTAAGACTCAGTCTTCATCAGACAGTTCATACCAACAAGAATCACAGACTCATGATCAGTCATTCCCTGTACTGGTCAGGTATTAACCCTACAATTTACTCAATAGATTATGcttcaatatcagcatcatcctAATCACCATCGTTGTCATTAGAGTTAATACCATCATCATTAGAATGTGATGGTGCTGTTTTTATGGATTATCCGTTTCGGTATAAGAATATTAAAGCACTTGAAATGTTAGGTTCTTCTTGTAATGGCTTGATTTGCTTAGGTATTGCTAGTGGAACAATAGGTGTAGATGATGATAATAGTATTTTTATATGGAATCCGACGACAGGTGAATATAAGAAAATAGAGTCTGAATGTGATTTTGTGGTTGAGTATGATGGGTATAACTTTAGATATGGATTTGGTCATGATAACATAATCGAGGATTATAAGGTGGTGAAAATTGGAAAGGGTTCAGGTTGTTTTGATGTTCAAGTTTATACGTTAGGGTTGAATTGTTGGAGAAGCGGTGGAAGTGTAAAACATTACAAGTTTTCTCGTAGAAGAAGATATCCTGGTTTGCTTCTCAAAGGGGCGCTTCACTGGTTAGGCCGTGTGACCACTGTGCAAGAAGGCTCCTCTGAAGTTATAGTTGCTTTTGATGTTAGCAGAGAGAGACTTATCCATCTGCCTTTTCCTGATGGAATTACTGCACCTCCACAAGAATTGGGCAATGACGATCGGTATACAATTGTAGGCGGTTTGGGAGACTGTCTTTGTTTATCTGTTGTGACATTTCTTTGGATCGATATTTGGGTGATGCGGGAATATGGAGTGCAAGAATCTTGGATTAAGCAGTTTACATTCGAATATGGAGCTTGGGATGCTCCACCATCAAGCTCTAGATTTTCATTTTGTAAACCGTTATGGTTCTTTGAAAATAGTGAAATTCTATTAGATACTTTTGAGGATTTGCTTTTATATGATATGAAAACTGGAAGAGTTAGAACAGTGAACATGCCCGATATTACTACAAGCGGGAAGTTAAAGAACGaataagagagaggagagcacaaacgcggaagcataaaagactacattgataataattcgatgTGATAAcattcatggctcaacaacctatttatattgttcacaaacttgactacCACTCAagacactttcctaactaagatcaaactctaagcATAGGCACTTTCCTAACGTAAACCAATTTCCTAAAATACAAAAGACTTGTTTAACAAATAAACGTGTGTTAAGTGTATGCcttaacaccctcccgcaagcgtaacgggtgATCTTGAACCGTGAGCTTGAACCTGACATCAAGAAATTTCAAAGCAACCATAGAACCGGATGTGATTGAGTGAGGTTGAAGAAAAATTGAAAAGATGACATAATAGAAGATTTAAAAGAAGAAACAATAGATGATATTAAAGAAAGAATAGTAGATGATTAAAAGATAGAGAACGTGATTAATTAAGTAAAGAAGGTTAAAGAATAAGGGAGGCTATGTAGTAGAACACAAAGTTGAGAAGAAAAGAGGATCGAGTAAATAAGGTAGTTGGGGCAAGTGGAGAGGGAACAGATTAAGTGGAGGTACGTATACCAAACAGATGGGAGATCAAGATTAATACGATAATGAAAGATTAACATGGTAGTGATCAAGATTAAGGAATAAGTGGTAGAAGTCGTGACAGAATAAGAAAGAGGTATGGACGAGATGTACTGTTGTGTAAAAAGAATAAGAATGAGAAACAGGTGGTAGTGATAAGAAGTTACAAGTTTGGTAGCGTGCTGCGAAGTCGGACATGGAAGAGAATACATAGAAGATGACGGAGGACTCGACGTTAGCTTACGATGACGAAAAGGAGTATATGGACTGAACTTTGGAGTTTGGTGATCGTGGAAGCTGAAGTAGATAATGTGGTTATGGTGGAGATATAAACAGAGAATAGAGCTGGTAGTTGTTGGCAGTAGTGACGAAGGAGTTAGAATATGTCATGGTGATCGACAGAAGATAAAGAGAAGTGGGAAGCTCGAACTGTTGTTGTCGTCGGCTTGGCTGCAGTGTATGATGAAGTTGGTGGACTTAGATGATTTCGATGGATAAATTGGCTTGATGCCATTGATGTATCAGTGAAGATGGACAGCGAGGATATGGCTATTGAGAAGAGCTGGGAAGAACAAGAGACCTTGCTGCCAGTaatggtgatgatggagaagctCGTGATAATCACGATGGTGCAGTGAAGAGATGAAAACAGGAAATGATGACATCCATAGCAGTGGTGATTGATGGAAGacgagtggaggagaagaactcaaTTGTTGTGATGACATTGATGCTGGAAGTTGTTGATGGAAGACACGGTGATGATCGAGTTTAGTTGTGTTGTACGGGATGAAAGGGATATAAAGGCAGTAACAAGGGTTTTGTGTTGTGGTTGATGGTGAAGACATGAATGGTTGGCAGTAGCGATGGAGTTTGAGCATCATTGGCGATTGACGAACAGAGAAGAAGTGATGCTCGGACTTGGAAGTTGGCTCGAGCTTGGTAGCGAAGATGGAGCTGATGTTGGAGCTAAGCTAATGGCAGTGACAATGAGAGATTAATGCTGATAAGATTGAGAAGAATTATTAAACACGGACGTGAATAAAGAATTTGATAAtaaagaattgaagaagaagatgctaAAAAGAAGATGAATGGGAAGTTTAAGTTTTCTGTGTATGAAAAGAAagtagagaaagagagagaaggtGAGGATcgaaacttgctctgataccaagttaaAGAACgaacaagagagaggagagcacaaacgcggaagcataaaagactacattgataataattcgatgTGATAAcattcatggctcaacaacctatttatattgttcacaaacttgactacCACTCAagacactttcctaactaagatcaaactctaagcATAGGCACTTTCCTATGTGATTTAGTTATGTGGACATCTTAGTATCACTTAGAACTTGTACTTATGTGAAGAAAAAGACTGCGAGGAAACACGAAGGTGCTAGCTAGGTGAGAAAGATTTGAGGAAAAAATATATTATATCTGATGCATTTGGTAATGAGGAGATCTGCAAATACTCAAGTTAATATGGGAAGGAAAATTACTAACGCCTCTTAGTTTTCTTATTTCTCTTATTTCTACCTTTCTTTCCGTCTCGCAGTTTCTTGGCTTCAAAAATGGAGTGGTATTATAGATCTATTTTGAATTTACAAAAATGGAGTGGTATTTTCTTACAATTGACTAGACTAATTCAATTGCATGAACAAGAACTAAGAGTCTGCATGTGTACAAGATATCTCAGTAACAAGCAATGAGTTATCATCACCGCCCATTGTCAGAGGAGGTGCACACCCAATCCAGACTGCTATATTCTCTGCTAACGTCAAATTTGATTGAGTGCTtgctaattcttttttttttcccttttttttttcctataaGTTGGTTTTACTCGGACTACCAAAAATTTCCGAGCACAACGGACCAGCACTCTTTGAGGTTCTTGACCATATCTCTGAGCCCTAGAGACCCTGCATCTCTTACTACAGGATGTTTTTCAAGACTAGCAACGTACTGTTCCAGTGAGATCAGTTGTCTTGTAACTTAGAATGATTTCACCATTTCAGTCTCGAAATATGTACAAATAAAATTGTTGATGGAGAAAATCGAAAGTAACAAGAACAAGCATACTAAATATCCAAAtactattaatattttattaaatgaGTAATCGATCTCTCCACCAAACAATACCATGAAATCGACACTATAaaacagaaggcctcttgggatggccaaaaaacgtcccaagaggacaaaaaaccgtcccaagaggtattagggacggtttatgtaccATCCCCTggtccaccgtcactaatactatttggtcatgttttctttttgggacggacatattttagccttgatttaaatattttatgactattagggacggtcaggccatcaccgtcccaaatatccttctttagggacggttttttcaaaacAGCCGTCCTTAAAAGCTACTTGTTTTGTAGTGCGAGCAATTCGTAACTGAGAGATCAAAACAGACATATAATACCCTATTAAACCCTATTAAAAATTGATCAACTTAACTTAAATTAGACATAATACCATAATGGAACTTATTTTTCTAGACTCGATTGTTCATAAAATTTTACTGGCATCAGCTGTGCCGTTTATATGGCAGGGCCGGCCCTGATGTAATCTCCCAAATAATCAACTCAAGTTGCATTTTATGGTATATATAATATAATATGGCCCTTCCCATATTATATTATATATACCATAAAATGCAACTTGAGTTGACGGTTTGGGAGATTACATCAGGGCCGGCCCTGCCATGAGCAGCTGTTGGCTAGGGAACAAGAAACTATCATTTTTCTTAAAGAGGCGGTTTGGAATTCTAATGTACCAACAAAAATTTCCTTTTTTATATGGCTGGTACACCATAATTCCATACTTACTCAAGAAGTTCTTCAACAAAGAGGAAGGAAATTAGCCAACAGGTGTTACTTATGCAAAGCCGATACAGAAACAATCAATCATTTATTCTTACATTCCCGAATTACTCGGCCAATTTGGAACCATTTCTTTTCAGAATTTGGGGTGCTGGGAGTACAAAGGTATGATATCATACATGCCTTCGACGAGATAAAAACCCGAAATTTCTCGATGGCTGGAAATCACATGTGGGAGCTGCTTCCATATGCAATCTGTTGGATACTTTGGAAGGAGCGAAACAATAGATGTTTCAATGGTATAGCAAAAGACCAAGAGAGGATTATTTTGGATATCAAAGCCGTTTTGTTGTATTGGTCAATTCCAATAAAACCTCTTAGAGGTTTTAGATTTCAGAATTTGGTATTCAAATGGGCTGATCTGATGCGAAAGTAGAGCTTCCCTCTTGTTTGCGGTTGTTAGGACcttgttttgattttttgttgtCTCTAACATCTTGCTtttcccttcttttcttttggttgCTTGGCTGGTATGTCCAGCAACTTATAATcactcttattcttttattctaatATACTAATATAATtttgccgatcaaaaaaaataaataatatggcCCAAATAAAAGTCATAAACCACGCGAAAAAATAAATATAGTTGAACTTCACCTTGTATCTTCTATATCAATAGTCGCCATGCGCAAACACACCCAACATCTGAAACTTCAATATACGGATGGATATATATGCGCCTTGCTAACGGTATTCAGTTAGATCAGGTATTCAAGTTGCAGCATATCGATGCAACTGCAAAACTTCCTACAAGCTAACGCAGTTTTGGAGGATAGCTTATCCAAGATATACCTACCAGTTTGCCTTATATATTCTCAACTGCTGAGGCAACACAGAAAATCACATTTATATCCCTTTGAAACTCATTAATTTGTGAGGGTTGTCATCAACACTGCGACGGTGCGACCTGACTGAATAGGTACTCTATGATAATTTTGACCAAAGCTTTGTGTTTTGTCTGGCTTCATTAAGGACTCAATTCAAGAAACAAGAATCACCTAGATGAATTGTGTTACGAATAGATATGTAACACCACGATTCGCATGAAGGGGATTGAGATTGCTGTCCGGGAAGGACCGGCAACGGAATTCATTACCTGTATAGGCTGGGTTtagtaatgcttttatttttccaaaagcactttcaaaacttATATATGTTAacaatttctgaaattggtgtttggtaaaaaaaatcaaagtgctttttacccaaagcacttcccaaatttctcaatttttaaaagtcggggaggaggagcttttaaaagctacaaaagcataagctttggtcccaccaaaatttaataTTTGATTTATCgtttttgtccctattttattttgtaaatgacaaaaattatccttgaatatatatatatatatacattcaattttttatttcttataatttattctttaaatattattatattttattttcaaactattttatgatacatttcatttaatttatcaaaaataaaaataaaaacaaatatttaataattacttaattttggtttgattttttgtttgaaaattatgcatatatatatattaaaaagtgcttaagtaaaataattttttttaacaatcataataatagtaaCACTTAGTTAATTTAatgattcaatatttttttttacataaaaaaataataattatttttaaaccctttaaaattgaataaaactattttcagagatatgtctgtttttgtcatttgtcaTAACAACAATAGTTGAATCTAATactttaccaaacacactttggtTGCTTTTTTATTAAGCTTTAAACTTAATCAAtgttttaccaaacgtctaactgttTTTGTCTCACAGCACAGTACAacaacgcacatcagaaaagtgcttttataaaagctgcaacaataccaaactaagccttagTCTCTTCAACTGATATAGTTTGGTCCGCACTAGTTGGCATCACATTGGACATTCACGAAATTGTTATAAACTAGTTACAAGTTAATCTCTTCTTTAaaagaacaaaagaaacaatttagATACTTCTTCACAAAAAAATGATAggaacacaattaattaataatatgatttcaggtgaatttcctctgttgtggttaaaagctgaataAAGCTCTCTTCTAAGAGCTTTTGGCCCCACTGGAGTATATTTCATCCAATAGAATCATCCTAGTTTTTCACACCACCAAAGTTTCATCCGGTAGCACTCCCGACCAGAATAAATATTAAAGTGACTTGCACATTTCCAAACCCTATTTCCTATTCTGCTCACGTTTCTGTCTGTCGccagctctctctctctctattttgTTCGCCGTTAATTCTATCGCACGATAATCAGGTAAAATCCGTCTTTGCATTTTTCTGTTTTTCGTTGCAGGTAAGAAAAGATATCCTGCTTTCGTCTTAGGTGGAGAAGAACACCAGGTATAATCAGGTAAAAGTGTTCATTGTATCTTATTTTGTTAAACATCTTTTGTTTGTTTGATCGTGTTCATCTACTTTTTCTCTGCAAAGAATAAAAGTACTTACTATCTCAGTTGCACATAAAGTGTTCGATCTGATTCATGCATGATGACAAAAAGGTTTGTTATATATAAATTCGTGACATATTCATCGTTCAGTAGGTTAATGAAGTTGTTGTTATATATAAATACAGTGGTTCTTAACGAACCGAAAGATGGAAACAATGGAAAAACCGTCtctcataaatttttttttttgggtggatCCCATTGGGACCCGCTCTTCGGGAGACGTGCAGGGGAGGGTGTGTGAGAGGCGGTATTTTCTCCcttgttttttttcttggttCGTCGagaatttttgatataaatatggGTGCCACTGGATTCATGTTTAATTTACTGTagatgtttttttgttttgttactGATTCCAATTTCTATTATTTGTTTCGTAGCCCTGATCTTCGCACAGTACCAACAAATCAAGTAAAGTCACGGGTAAAATCATCATCCATTATCTCTATTTGTTGAAATTTATTACTTCTACATAGATTTTATGCTATACCCACTGGCATTAGGGATCATAGTCTAGATATTCTTGCAGGGGATTAACCTAGACATTGTTCGAAAGGAAAAATTGAGCGACATATATTGCAGGTTACTGGCATTTTTTCGTAACATCTATCAGCTAAAGGAAAATAACATGATTGTGTCTCTATGTTGTATCATTGTTCTGCATTATCTGTCGTAACTTAACAATATTTTTAAATGTAACAAGTTGTTCACCCTATTCATGACCAGACTATTTGGTTGCTTATTCACCCTATTCATGACCAGACTATAAGTGTTCCTATCTTTATATTTTGGATTGCAATGTTTCTGAACCATAGGACTGAGGGGATAATATATTGGTTCTGTTTATATTTAAAAAATTTCGTTTGCTTTTGCAGTGATGTCAAAAAGCTTCAGTCGACTTTGGGTGACCAAGATGCTTAGATTGTGTTCGCTTGAATTCACTACCTAAGAAGCCCGAGCTAGAAGGAAAATGAAGACAAACAGGAGGTACAATTTTCATATAAACTAGTGTCTtccccgtgcgttgcacggggcTAAGTTAATTGAGTTGCTATTTGTGCTGAAAATGTAAAGATGTGTGTG
The nucleotide sequence above comes from Papaver somniferum cultivar HN1 chromosome 8, ASM357369v1, whole genome shotgun sequence. Encoded proteins:
- the LOC113305031 gene encoding F-box/kelch-repeat protein At3g06240-like gives rise to the protein MDYPFRYKNIKALEMLGSSCNGLICLGIASGTIGVDDDNSIFIWNPTTGEYKKIESECDFVVEYDGYNFRYGFGHDNIIEDYKVVKIGKGSGCFDVQVYTLGLNCWRSGGSVKHYKFSRRRRYPGLLLKGALHWLGRVTTVQEGSSEVIVAFDVSRERLIHLPFPDGITAPPQELGNDDRYTIVGGLGDCLCLSVVTFLWIDIWVMREYGVQESWIKQFTFEYGAWDAPPSSSRFSFCKPLWFFENSEILLDTFEDLLLYDMKTGRVRTVNMPDITTSGKLKNE